From a region of the Salarias fasciatus chromosome 6, fSalaFa1.1, whole genome shotgun sequence genome:
- the LOC115390315 gene encoding CCN family member 1-like: MTFLFLLTVLTTAVTTQVAAGCPAECVCAAEPPACPPGVSAVPDGCGCCKVCAGQLNQDCGATRPCDHHKGLECNYGNDVTMASGVCRARSEGRTCEYNGRIYQNGEGFRAGCKHQCTCIDGAVGCAPLCANKLPPASPSCPDPRLVRVPGQCCFSVDCHRGTWRLPPKKQVPPPRRHLPRLQQHPGNELLVSNKFTDSWESERGYRHLPEWNHLKANSCPTQTTDWSQCSRSCGMGVSSRITNRNPKCKLERETRICTVRPCGSQTLPAKKGRSCSPTHKAAAPVHLSYGECVSVRLYRPNYCGVCTDGGRCCSPRRTRTVPVTFVCPDGERFRRSAMFIQSCRCGEDCGHLNEVALPPQHWMHGDTHQFVD; the protein is encoded by the exons ATGacatttctgtttctcttgACTGTCCTGACAACAGCTGTCACCACACAG GTGGCCGCTGGCTGCCcggcggagtgtgtgtgcgccgcAGAGCCCCCGGCCTGCCCTCCGGGCGTGAGCGCGGTGCCAGACGGATGCGGCTGCTGCAAGGTGTGTGCCGGCCAGCTCAACCAAGACTGCGGCGCCACGAGGCCCTGCGACCACCACAAAGGCCTGGAGTGCAATTACGGCAACGACGTGACCATGGCCAGCGGCGTCTGTcgag ccAGATCAGAGGGACGCACATGTGAGTACAACGGCAGGATTTATCAGAACGGCGAGGGCTTCCGCGCCGGCTGTAAACATCAGTGCACCTGCATCGATGGAGCTGTGGGCTGCGCGCCGCTCTGCGCCAACAAGCTGCCGCCGGCGTCGCCGTCCTGCCCCGACCCCCGGCTGGTCAGGGTGCCCGGGCAGTGCTGCTTCAGTGTGGACTGCCACCGAGGCACCTGGCGCCTTCCACCAAAGAAACAG GTGCCTCCACCTCGACGGCATCTGCCCCGTCTGCAGCAGCATCCTGGAAACGAGCTGCTCGTCTCCAACAAGTTCACAGACAGCTGGGAGAGCGAGCGCGGCTACAGACACCTGCCAG AGTGGAACCACTTGAAGGCGAATTCGTGTCCGACCCAGACCACCGACTGGTCGCAGTGCTCCCGCAGCTGTGGGATGGGCGTTTCCTCCCGCATCACCAACAGAAATCCCAAGTGCAAACTGGAGCGGGAGACGAGGATCTGCACCGTTCGACCCTGCGGCAGCCAGACTCTCCCGGCCAAG AAAGGGAGGAGCTGCTCGCCGACCCACAAGGCCGCCGCGCCCGTCCACCTGTCCTACGGCGAGTGCGTGAGCGTCCGCCTCTACCGGCCGAACTACTGCGGCGTGTGCACGGACGGCGGGCGGTGCTGCTCGCCGCGCCGCACGCGCACCGTGCCCGTGACCTTCGTGTGCCCGGACGGCGAGCGCTTCCGGCGCTCGGCCATGTTCATCCAGTCGTGCAGGTGCGGCGAGGACTGCGGCCACCTGAACGAAGTGGCCCTCCCTCCCCAGCACTGGATGCACGGAGACACACACCAGTTCGTCGACTAA
- the LOC115389516 gene encoding C-type lectin lectoxin-Lio2-like, translating to MNYEKKTWEEALEHCREEHSDLISIASETDRLLAQTEMQRNNLTEHVWIGLRFLADQWLWVDGETMVYKAWPQGGDEDHQCPTWRRCGALTVEGLWGNYNCEEKRYFFCK from the coding sequence ATGAACTATGAGAAGAAGACTtgggaggaggctctggagcactgcagagaggagcacagtGATCTGATCAGCATCGCCTCTGAAACCGACCGTCTTCTCGCACAAACTGAGATGCAGCGCAACAACTTGACTGAACATGTGTGGATCGGCCTGCGTTTCCTCGCTGACCAGTGGCTGTGGGTGGACGGAGAGACAATGGTGTACAAAGCCTGGCCCcaaggaggagacgaggaccACCAGTGTCCAACGTGGAGACGCTGTGGAGCTCTGACAGTGGAGGGACTGTGGGGAAACTATAACTGTGAGGAGAAACGCTACTTTTTCTGCAAATGA
- the LOC115389518 gene encoding C-type lectin lectoxin-Lio2-like, translated as MNYEKKTWEEALEHCREEHSDLISIASETDRLLAQTEMQRNDLTEPVWIGLRFLADQWLWVDGKTMMYKAWPQGGDEDHQCPTWRRCGALTVEGLWGNYNCEEKRYFLCK; from the coding sequence ATGAACTATGAGAAGAAGACTtgggaggaggctctggagcactgcagagaggagcacagtGATCTGATCAGCATCGCCTCTGAAACCGACCGTCTTCTCGCACAAACTGAGATGCAGCGCAACGACTTGACTGAACCTGTGTGGATCGGCCTGCGTTTCCTCGCTGACCAGTGGCTGTGGGTGGACGGAAAGACAATGATGTACAAAGCCTGGCCCcaaggaggagacgaggaccACCAGTGTCCAACGTGGAGACGCTGTGGAGCTCTAACAGTGGAGGGACTGTGGGGAAACTATAACTGTGAGGAGAAACGCTATTTTCTCTGCAAATGA